One Haloarchaeobius amylolyticus genomic window, CATACGATGCGACGAGCCGACGTCGTCCTCACGACCATCCCGACCCTGGTCCTCTCGGGACTCCTGCTGGAGCGTGGACTCCGAGCCATCACCCTGCCGGCGGCGGCCGCGCCCGTCGAATGGGTCCAGTTCACCGTCCTCGGACTCTGTCTGGCGTTCTGTCTCATCGTCTACGAGGTCGTCGCGGCCCCGGCGCTCGAGTGAGCCCGGTGCGAACTCAACAGGTTTATTTGCACGCTGGCGGTACGAACGGGTATCATGGCCAAGAAGAAAGGAAAGACGGGGAGCGCCGGCCGATTCGGCGCTCGCTACGGGCGTGTCTCCCGACGCCGCGTCGCGGAGATCGAAGACGAGATGCGCAACTCCAAGGTCGACGGCGACAACGTCAAGCGCCTCGGCACGGGTATCTGGGTGAACGAGGAGACCGGTGAGAAGTTCACCGGCGGTACCTACCGCCCCGAGACGCCCGCAGGCCGTACCGTCCGCCGGTCGATCCGCGCCGCGCTCTCCGAAGAAGACGAATGAGCTACAAGTGCTCGCGGTGCAAGCGTGACGTGACGCTCGACTCCTACGGCGGCGTCCGCTGTCCGTACTGCGGACACCGCGTGCTGCTGAAAGAGCGCAGTACCGACATCAAGACCGTCGACGTCGAGTAACGTCGACGACGATGCCCTCGTTCTCGCACGAGACCACCCTCGAATTCACCTACGACAGCGACGCCGTCGCGCGCATCGTCGAGCGCAGCGTCGCCCAGGAGGTCGGCG contains:
- a CDS encoding 50S ribosomal protein L37ae codes for the protein MAKKKGKTGSAGRFGARYGRVSRRRVAEIEDEMRNSKVDGDNVKRLGTGIWVNEETGEKFTGGTYRPETPAGRTVRRSIRAALSEEDE
- a CDS encoding DNA-directed RNA polymerase subunit P → MSYKCSRCKRDVTLDSYGGVRCPYCGHRVLLKERSTDIKTVDVE